The genome window CGAGGTATTTGATTCTGGATCCGTACAGGGTGGAGGGTGGCCTCACTGAGTGGGACGAGTCAGTGTCCAAGGCCTCCGTGGTCTACGGGACGAGGATGCACAATCTTTTCTGCGACAATTGCCATTCCCACGTTGCGATGGCGTTGAATACGATGCAGTACCGGGGCAAGACCAATTGGAACATGGTCGTCCTGGCGTTTTGGATGTTCCTGTTCGGGCGCTACGTCGGATTCTGCGGCCTCTTGAAAACTTGGATCCCCTTCTTGGTCGTCGTGGCGATCTGTACGACTTTTGCTGTTATTCTCTAAGTGGATGTCTGTGTATGTTAGATTTTAGCCA of Hermetia illucens chromosome 4, iHerIll2.2.curated.20191125, whole genome shotgun sequence contains these proteins:
- the LOC119654530 gene encoding transmembrane protein 222; translated protein: MAEMPPQIDFENHKYPHCIVWTPIPVLTWFFPFIGHMGIAMSNGVIRDFAGPYFVSEDDMAFGNPTRYLILDPYRVEGGLTEWDESVSKASVVYGTRMHNLFCDNCHSHVAMALNTMQYRGKTNWNMVVLAFWMFLFGRYVGFCGLLKTWIPFLVVVAICTTFAVIL